The Rhizobium sp. WSM4643 genome contains the following window.
TTGATCTCGGCACGGGGAACCGGTTCGCCGTCTCGGGCGCGCTCGCCTCGATGGCCTCGGGCCTGCCTTACGCGATCGCCGCTGGCGTTGCCGATCCGAAACGACCGATTTACGCGGTCGTCGGCGATGGCGGGTTCGGCATGCAGCTCGGAGAGTTCTCGACGGCCGTCCGTCTCGCTCTCCCGCTGAAATTGCTGGTGATTTGCAACGGCATGCTCAATCAGATTGCCTGGGAACAGATGATGTTTCTTGGAAATCCGCAATTCGCCTGCGAGTTGGCACCGATCGATTTCGCCCTCGCCGCAGAAGCAATGGGAGGCCGCGGCTTCACGATCCGGGAGTTCGATCAGATCGAACCGACTTTGACTGAAGCTTTCTCAGTTGCCGGGCCTGTCGTCGTCCAAGCCTTCGTCGACCAATACGAGCCGATGATGCCGCCTAGGATGCCGAAAGACTACGCCAAGAACTTTCGCGATGCTCTTCCCGAGACGCCTGGTCATGAGGCGATCGAGGCAAACATATCCCGCTCGCCGCTTCGCGAGATGATGATCGCTGGCGAACAGCAACAGGAGATATCCGAAACTACGACCGATTTGCCGGGCACGCCGTGAACTGTGAGCTGGCGGAAAGAACATTGTGAGCAGTTTGTCTACTATCGATGACTGTCTTCGCGGCGTAGCGCATCGCTTGCGCAGCTTGTTGTCGCCCCTACCAATTGGGCTAATAGCCGGGGTTCTGGCTTGCGCTTTCGCCTTGGTTTTTCTCTTTCGCTACATCACCGATGCTGATCCGCACTTCGATTCAAAGACCGCCGCGTTAACGGCTGGCGACGCAACGAAAGGAAAATTGGTTTTTTTGGCCGCCGACTGCACGTCTTGCCACGCGACCCCGGGCCAGCCCGACCGATTGAAATTAGGTGGCGGTCTGGCTCTCGCCTCACCGTTCGGAATATTCAGGCCGCCGAACATCTCGCCGGATCCAACGGACGGAATCGGAGCGTGGTCGGTCGCCGATCTCGCCAATGCATTGATCGCCGGCGTTTCTCCCCGTGGCGAGCACTACTATCCGGCATTCCCCTATCCAAGCTATACCGGCATGTCGCTCGACGATGTGAGAGACCTTTACGCCTACCTGCAGACGTTGCCGCCGGTAGCCGGACGGCCGCCACCACACGATCTGGCTCTGCCGCTCAAATTTCGCCGTCTCCTTGCGTTTTGGAAGCTGCTGTTCTTCCGCGAGGGTAAGTCGGGGGCGACGGTCGGGGGCAACGCCGCTGATCGCGGCGCTTATCTGGTCGAAACGCTCGGCCACTGCGCCGACTGTCATTCGACCCGGAATGTGCTTGGCGCCATCAAGCCGTCGACACGCTTTGCCGGAGGCTCGGACCCCGAGGGCACCGGCTTTGTGCCGAACATCACTCCGCGCC
Protein-coding sequences here:
- a CDS encoding c-type cytochrome encodes the protein MVFLFRYITDADPHFDSKTAALTAGDATKGKLVFLAADCTSCHATPGQPDRLKLGGGLALASPFGIFRPPNISPDPTDGIGAWSVADLANALIAGVSPRGEHYYPAFPYPSYTGMSLDDVRDLYAYLQTLPPVAGRPPPHDLALPLKFRRLLAFWKLLFFREGKSGATVGGNAADRGAYLVETLGHCADCHSTRNVLGAIKPSTRFAGGSDPEGTGFVPNITPRRIGHWSEAQIALMLSTGETPDHGRVGSSMADVVINTAQLPQGDRDAIARYVKSLPPRPTPHP